The Neobacillus sp. PS3-34 genome has a window encoding:
- a CDS encoding CoA-disulfide reductase → MAKKIIIVGGVAGGATTAARLRRLDEQAEIIMFERGEYISFANCGLPYYIGGTIADRSKLLVQTVVGMSKKFNLDIRNLSEVIDINREHKTVSVKNLKTGEQYKESFDYLVLSPGASPIKPAIPGIEEAEALFTLRNIPDTDKIKAYTDNHKPKKATVIGGGFIGIEMAENLWDLGIEVTLIEMSDQIMAPIDFEMASILQAHLREKGVNLILKDGVSAFENNGKVVRLNSGQAIDTDMIILAIGVKPENQLAIGVGLQIGERGGIQVNEYLQTEDPSIYAIGDAIEVKDFINGQPTQIPLAWPANRQGRIAADHIHGIKSRYPGTLGTSIAKVFDMTVAATGNNEKTLKRHGIVYEVVHVHPGSHAGYYPGSFPIALKLIFEKESGKIFGAQAVSYDGADKRIDVIATAIKGGLTIFDLPDLELAYAPPYSSAKDPVNMAGYAASNIAEGLVETVQWHEIDEIVANGGLLIDVREPIEWEMGFIKGSINIPLGELRDRVDELPKDETVYVSCQVGLRGYLAARILTQHGIKVKNLDGGYKTYSCVFEPAKLNNCSTPISDSGVASIPNLLKPF, encoded by the coding sequence ATGGCAAAGAAAATTATAATCGTTGGCGGTGTCGCGGGCGGCGCTACAACAGCGGCAAGACTGCGCAGATTGGATGAGCAGGCAGAAATCATCATGTTTGAACGGGGCGAATACATTTCCTTCGCAAATTGCGGTCTCCCCTATTATATAGGCGGCACGATTGCTGACCGCAGCAAGCTTTTAGTACAAACTGTAGTAGGAATGTCTAAAAAGTTTAATCTCGACATCCGTAACCTTAGCGAAGTAATCGACATTAACAGAGAACACAAAACCGTTTCCGTCAAAAATTTAAAAACTGGCGAACAATATAAAGAATCATTCGATTATCTTGTCCTCTCACCTGGAGCGAGTCCAATTAAGCCTGCCATTCCAGGCATCGAAGAGGCGGAAGCACTGTTTACATTAAGAAATATTCCGGACACTGACAAAATTAAAGCCTATACCGATAACCATAAGCCTAAAAAGGCAACTGTCATTGGCGGCGGATTCATCGGAATTGAAATGGCTGAAAACCTTTGGGATTTGGGCATCGAAGTAACCTTAATCGAAATGTCAGATCAAATCATGGCACCTATCGACTTTGAAATGGCATCAATTTTACAAGCACACCTCCGTGAAAAAGGAGTTAACTTAATTCTTAAAGACGGCGTATCTGCTTTTGAAAATAACGGGAAGGTCGTCAGGCTCAACAGCGGCCAGGCAATTGACACAGATATGATCATCCTTGCGATCGGTGTGAAGCCGGAAAACCAGCTCGCCATTGGTGTAGGTCTACAAATTGGAGAACGCGGCGGTATTCAGGTAAATGAATACTTACAAACTGAGGATCCTAGCATTTATGCAATCGGAGACGCCATTGAAGTGAAGGATTTCATCAATGGGCAGCCGACACAAATCCCGCTTGCATGGCCGGCTAACCGCCAGGGCAGAATCGCCGCTGACCATATTCATGGCATTAAATCCAGATACCCTGGAACACTTGGAACATCAATTGCCAAGGTTTTCGATATGACCGTGGCAGCAACAGGAAACAATGAAAAAACATTAAAACGGCATGGAATTGTCTATGAAGTCGTCCATGTTCACCCTGGTTCACATGCCGGTTATTATCCTGGCTCTTTTCCTATCGCATTGAAGCTGATTTTTGAAAAAGAAAGCGGAAAAATCTTTGGAGCGCAGGCTGTTTCATATGATGGCGCCGATAAGAGGATTGATGTCATCGCAACCGCGATCAAAGGGGGGCTGACCATTTTTGATTTGCCTGATTTAGAGCTTGCCTATGCACCTCCCTACTCTTCAGCCAAGGATCCCGTCAATATGGCTGGCTATGCAGCTTCCAATATTGCCGAAGGACTCGTGGAAACGGTCCAATGGCATGAAATAGATGAAATCGTGGCAAATGGTGGACTCCTAATAGATGTCCGCGAACCCATTGAGTGGGAAATGGGCTTCATTAAAGGGTCCATTAATATACCATTAGGAGAACTTCGCGACAGAGTCGATGAACTTCCAAAGGATGAAACGGTTTATGTTTCCTGCCAGGTAGGCTTGCGCGGCTATTTAGCGGCACGTATCCTTACCCAGCATGGCATCAAGGTGAAAAACCTGGATGGCGGCTATAAAACCTATTCCTGTGTTTTTGAACCTGCTAAATTAAACAACTGCAGCACCCCTATCAGTGATTCGGGAGTCGCCAGCATACCAAACCTTCTGAAACCATTTTAG
- the ftsX gene encoding permease-like cell division protein FtsX, with protein sequence MKVRTLGRHARESIKSITRNGWMTFASVSAVTVTLLLVGVFFVIMMNLNKVGQSIEEDVKIRVHIDVAANKQDQQKLQNQIEQIPEVESVQYSSKEQELKDLIKSLGDEGKAFKLFEQDNPLNDVFIVKTKKPTDTMKVAKQIEKMNYTAKVRYGQGQVEKLFKFISASRNVGLALIIGLLLTAVFLISNTIKITIVARRREIRIMKLVGATNAFIRWPFFLEGLWLGILGAIIPIVLVSMAYFYAYDYLAPKLKGNFIQIIPYEPFMYQVSALLVIMGAIIGVWGSMMSVRKFLKI encoded by the coding sequence ATGAAAGTTAGAACCCTTGGCCGTCATGCCCGAGAAAGTATAAAAAGCATTACCAGAAACGGCTGGATGACATTTGCTTCTGTCAGCGCCGTAACAGTTACCCTTCTTTTGGTCGGTGTATTTTTCGTTATTATGATGAATCTCAATAAAGTGGGACAATCCATTGAAGAGGACGTAAAAATCCGCGTACACATCGATGTTGCTGCTAATAAACAAGACCAGCAGAAATTACAGAATCAGATTGAACAAATTCCAGAGGTAGAAAGCGTCCAGTATTCTTCTAAAGAACAAGAGCTTAAGGATCTAATCAAAAGCCTTGGTGACGAAGGAAAAGCGTTTAAACTTTTTGAACAGGACAATCCGTTAAACGATGTATTTATCGTAAAAACGAAAAAACCGACAGATACGATGAAGGTTGCAAAACAAATAGAAAAAATGAATTACACTGCGAAGGTTCGATACGGTCAGGGGCAGGTTGAAAAATTATTCAAGTTTATCTCAGCCAGCCGGAATGTCGGACTTGCCTTAATCATCGGCCTATTGCTTACAGCTGTGTTCTTAATCTCTAATACTATTAAAATTACGATTGTCGCACGAAGAAGAGAAATCAGAATCATGAAGCTTGTAGGGGCTACAAATGCATTCATCCGATGGCCGTTCTTTTTGGAAGGTTTGTGGCTGGGCATTTTGGGAGCGATTATCCCTATTGTGCTCGTTTCAATGGCTTACTTCTATGCTTATGATTATCTCGCACCAAAGTTAAAAGGAAACTTCATTCAAATCATCCCTTATGAGCCGTTTATGTATCAGGTTTCTGCGCTGCTCGTGATTATGGGCGCTATTATCGGTGTATGGGGAAGTATGATGTCAGTCAGGAAGTTCCTGAAAATCTAG
- a CDS encoding YitT family protein: MKRKRTFHVNSGAEIALEYVFVLIGSAIIALAFNVFLLPNKIASGGVSGISTILHSTLGWEPAYVQWAFNIPLFIAGVIFLGKQFGVKTLVGTIFLPAVVFLTNGVEPWTHNSLLAALFGGIGVGLGLGIVFRGRASTGGTDLAAQIINKYTGFTLGTCVVLIDGLIVLTAAMVFDIERGLYALIALYVTSKTIDLVQVGFGRSKMAMIITNKQEEVREGILNKIDRGVTKLSAYGGFTDHERPVLMCVVDQTEFTKLKQLVKTLDPSAFVVVMDAAEVLGEGFKRA; the protein is encoded by the coding sequence ATGAAACGGAAACGGACTTTCCATGTCAATTCCGGCGCGGAAATCGCACTTGAATATGTATTTGTATTAATAGGTTCAGCTATAATCGCACTTGCTTTTAACGTCTTTTTGCTTCCTAATAAAATTGCGTCCGGAGGCGTCAGTGGTATCAGTACGATCCTTCATTCAACTTTGGGGTGGGAACCGGCTTATGTCCAATGGGCATTCAATATCCCGCTCTTCATAGCGGGTGTTATTTTCCTCGGCAAACAATTTGGAGTGAAAACGCTTGTGGGCACTATTTTTCTGCCGGCAGTGGTTTTTCTAACTAACGGAGTGGAACCATGGACACATAATTCGCTCCTTGCTGCCTTATTTGGAGGAATTGGTGTCGGCCTGGGGCTCGGGATTGTTTTCCGAGGCAGGGCTTCAACAGGAGGAACAGACCTGGCCGCGCAAATCATCAACAAATATACAGGCTTCACTCTTGGTACCTGTGTCGTCCTGATTGACGGGCTGATTGTTTTAACAGCAGCTATGGTGTTTGATATAGAACGTGGTTTATATGCGCTTATCGCACTGTATGTCACCAGTAAAACAATTGACCTTGTGCAGGTCGGTTTCGGCCGGTCTAAGATGGCTATGATCATTACCAATAAGCAAGAAGAAGTTCGTGAAGGAATTTTGAATAAAATTGACCGTGGTGTGACAAAACTATCAGCATATGGGGGATTTACCGATCATGAACGTCCGGTGCTCATGTGTGTCGTCGACCAGACAGAGTTCACCAAATTGAAACAATTGGTAAAAACCCTTGATCCATCTGCATTTGTGGTCGTAATGGATGCAGCAGAAGTACTTGGTGAGGGTTTCAAACGGGCTTAG
- a CDS encoding HD domain-containing protein: MRLVSLVGCEDGLILAKPIFDENNRVLLNEGTVLSPLFINRLKDKKINHVYVKSEMTEDIAVEDTISPKLRFETTEKLAEVFTDLKQNKTRKNNGVGRVRLIKNLTDVFNEILNEMQNSKHLLNLLTHMQTSSGETFEHSINTSLYSISMGKYMGLKEKELQTLGLGALFHDIGKFNKSKDEIEWEKHPEIGFELLRAEREFNLLIAHCAYQHHENVDGTGFPRGLKGNNIHLYAKIVSVAEAFDYLITKKFLLPHEAMEVIVGRTFTRYHKKVVEAFKHAVAIYPIGVTVILNTGETGVVIGHDKQHPQRPKVRIFKDNTGKKLSIGEFYDIDLMASLNVMIMKCDAIIERNKE, from the coding sequence ATGAGGTTGGTTTCTCTTGTTGGTTGTGAAGATGGCCTAATCCTAGCAAAACCTATTTTTGATGAAAACAACAGGGTTTTATTGAATGAGGGAACAGTTCTTTCGCCCCTGTTTATCAATAGGCTGAAGGATAAGAAAATAAATCATGTCTATGTAAAATCAGAAATGACAGAGGATATAGCGGTGGAAGATACTATTTCCCCTAAGCTCCGTTTTGAAACAACGGAAAAACTAGCGGAAGTATTTACAGATCTTAAACAAAATAAAACCAGGAAAAACAATGGTGTAGGACGGGTTAGATTAATAAAAAACCTTACAGATGTTTTTAATGAAATACTAAATGAAATGCAAAATTCCAAACACCTATTGAATCTGCTTACCCATATGCAAACATCAAGCGGAGAAACCTTTGAACATAGCATAAACACAAGTCTCTATTCTATTTCAATGGGGAAGTATATGGGCCTTAAGGAAAAGGAACTCCAGACTTTAGGCTTGGGTGCCCTTTTCCACGACATTGGAAAATTCAATAAATCAAAGGATGAAATTGAATGGGAAAAGCATCCCGAGATAGGCTTTGAATTATTGAGGGCAGAGCGTGAATTCAATCTGCTTATTGCCCACTGTGCCTATCAACATCATGAAAATGTAGATGGCACTGGCTTCCCTCGAGGTTTAAAGGGGAACAATATCCATCTGTATGCAAAAATAGTCAGTGTGGCAGAAGCATTTGATTATTTAATTACGAAGAAGTTCTTATTGCCTCACGAGGCAATGGAAGTCATTGTTGGCAGAACTTTTACGCGATATCACAAAAAGGTTGTTGAAGCTTTTAAGCATGCTGTCGCCATTTATCCAATTGGGGTTACTGTCATTCTCAATACAGGGGAAACAGGAGTCGTCATCGGACATGACAAACAACATCCACAGCGGCCAAAGGTACGCATTTTTAAAGATAATACAGGTAAAAAGCTCTCTATAGGGGAATTTTACGATATTGATTTAATGGCTTCTCTTAATGTGATGATCATGAAATGTGATGCCATTATTGAGAGAAATAAAGAATAA
- a CDS encoding DsrE/DsrF/DrsH-like family protein, producing the protein MQVYKTIDGMKAGDVLEVHATDPGFAKDIKAWAEKTGNPLIESKFEDKKFKAFIQKGDASSAPLTVSNAKDGTTMVVFSGDLDKTIASFIIACGAAAMDKKVTMFFTFWGLNVLRRSDSPHVEKDMMEKMFGMMMPKGVNELPLSKMNMAGMGAKMINHAMQKKNVDSLETLMKNAMEAGVKLVACSMSMDIMGIKQEELIDGVDIGGVASYLGDAEESRLNLFI; encoded by the coding sequence ATGCAGGTTTATAAAACGATTGATGGGATGAAGGCCGGGGATGTGCTGGAAGTCCATGCAACAGATCCAGGGTTCGCGAAGGACATTAAAGCTTGGGCAGAGAAAACCGGAAATCCGCTGATTGAATCAAAATTTGAAGATAAAAAATTCAAAGCATTTATTCAAAAGGGCGATGCATCTTCAGCACCTTTGACAGTATCCAATGCCAAGGATGGCACGACCATGGTTGTCTTCAGCGGAGATCTCGATAAAACGATTGCGTCCTTTATTATTGCCTGCGGGGCAGCTGCCATGGACAAAAAAGTGACGATGTTCTTTACTTTCTGGGGATTAAACGTCCTTCGCCGCAGTGATTCTCCACATGTCGAGAAGGATATGATGGAAAAAATGTTTGGGATGATGATGCCTAAAGGAGTGAATGAGCTGCCGCTTTCTAAAATGAATATGGCCGGCATGGGAGCGAAGATGATTAACCATGCCATGCAGAAAAAGAATGTCGATAGCCTTGAAACGTTAATGAAAAATGCCATGGAAGCCGGCGTAAAACTTGTCGCATGTTCGATGTCAATGGACATTATGGGCATTAAACAGGAGGAATTGATCGATGGCGTGGATATCGGCGGTGTCGCTTCCTATTTGGGAGATGCTGAAGAATCCCGTTTGAATTTGTTTATCTAG
- a CDS encoding peptidoglycan DD-metalloendopeptidase family protein, with the protein MRKSFIALAAAAAVGLGSLFGGFTIQTEASTKVESLKEKKNQVHNQRSSVQTNINKADQQIGNLQNKQADVEKEIERIGLAIVSTNRKITEKTNKINDTKVEIQKLQADIVVIKERIKKRNEMLKDRARNYQENGGMVNYLDVLMGSQSFNDFVDRANAVATIMEADQDILKQAEADKAELEQKQKKVENDLANLQSMLSELTSMKLKLNGQVAEQKKLMATLQTKEHEVSEQKMALQEENDLLAAQEVAIQQAIKLEQQRAAQRAAELERQRKEAARRAAAAAAAAQNSGGNSSSQPSEPSYEAPTSSGDWIKPTIGRVSSGFGSRWGEFHYGVDFANSGSNVPIFAAADGVVIRSYLSSSYGNCIFIAHSINGEVYTTVYAHMRVRLVQGGAVSKGQQIGIMGSTGESTGQHLHFELHHGSWNQAKSNAVNPAAYIPM; encoded by the coding sequence TTGAGAAAATCATTTATTGCGCTTGCCGCTGCGGCAGCGGTAGGTTTGGGGAGTTTATTTGGGGGCTTTACGATTCAGACGGAAGCATCCACAAAGGTAGAATCATTAAAAGAGAAAAAAAATCAGGTTCATAATCAACGCTCAAGTGTTCAAACAAATATCAATAAAGCAGACCAGCAAATTGGCAATCTGCAAAACAAGCAAGCTGATGTAGAAAAAGAAATCGAGCGAATTGGACTGGCCATTGTCAGTACTAATCGGAAAATAACAGAGAAAACAAACAAAATTAACGATACAAAGGTTGAAATTCAAAAACTGCAAGCTGATATTGTCGTTATAAAGGAACGCATCAAAAAAAGAAATGAAATGTTAAAGGACCGTGCCCGCAACTATCAGGAAAATGGCGGTATGGTCAATTACCTTGATGTATTAATGGGATCCCAAAGCTTCAATGACTTTGTTGACCGTGCTAATGCGGTCGCAACGATTATGGAAGCCGACCAGGATATCCTGAAGCAGGCCGAAGCGGATAAAGCCGAGCTTGAGCAGAAGCAGAAGAAGGTTGAAAATGACCTTGCTAACTTGCAGAGTATGCTAAGTGAGTTAACAAGCATGAAACTAAAACTTAACGGCCAGGTTGCTGAACAAAAGAAGTTAATGGCTACTCTTCAAACAAAGGAGCATGAAGTCAGCGAACAAAAAATGGCGCTCCAGGAGGAAAATGACCTTTTAGCTGCCCAGGAGGTTGCTATTCAGCAGGCGATCAAGCTTGAACAGCAGCGTGCAGCACAGCGCGCGGCAGAATTGGAAAGACAGCGTAAGGAAGCAGCGCGAAGAGCCGCAGCGGCTGCAGCAGCTGCTCAAAACAGCGGCGGAAATTCATCTTCACAACCAAGTGAACCTTCATACGAAGCGCCAACCTCCAGTGGAGATTGGATTAAACCGACAATTGGACGAGTATCATCCGGTTTCGGCTCACGTTGGGGCGAATTCCATTACGGAGTCGATTTTGCAAATTCAGGATCAAATGTTCCAATCTTTGCGGCAGCAGATGGTGTAGTGATTAGATCTTATCTATCCAGCAGCTATGGTAACTGTATCTTTATTGCCCACTCCATTAACGGCGAAGTATACACAACCGTTTATGCACATATGCGAGTGCGGTTAGTTCAGGGCGGAGCGGTTTCAAAAGGCCAGCAAATCGGAATCATGGGTAGCACTGGCGAATCAACAGGCCAGCATTTACACTTTGAACTCCACCACGGCTCATGGAACCAGGCTAAATCAAATGCAGTCAACCCGGCTGCCTATATTCCAATGTAG
- the cccB gene encoding cytochrome c551: MKTKLLALMMGTSLVLAACGGASDNKGGGNDTASGGDAEKIFSQKCSTCHGGNLEGGMGPKLADVGSRLTKDQIKNKIEHGGGGMPEGLLKGAELDKVADWLSKKK, encoded by the coding sequence ATGAAAACAAAGCTACTTGCACTGATGATGGGAACTTCACTTGTGCTCGCTGCCTGCGGCGGCGCAAGTGATAATAAAGGTGGCGGCAATGATACGGCGTCTGGCGGCGATGCGGAAAAAATCTTCTCGCAAAAATGCTCTACCTGCCACGGTGGAAATCTTGAAGGCGGAATGGGTCCTAAACTAGCTGATGTTGGGTCACGCTTAACAAAGGATCAAATCAAAAACAAGATTGAACACGGCGGAGGCGGCATGCCAGAAGGCCTGCTCAAAGGTGCCGAGCTAGATAAGGTTGCGGATTGGCTGTCTAAGAAAAAGTAA
- a CDS encoding PDZ domain-containing protein: MELVKGIGKFFLHPVFYYLVILAGILGVMRVKRERKNFHVRAYDAYFELRQLFPLGFIIGLGVSILVLAAGIAVPISLILLVAAFTFLWNLTANIRLMAPVYTIGAAFYALIIISQQKIKMPIFASSFESIDKQAYPPIAIFLALLLIAEGILIFKNGSFGTSPKLIKSKRGQRVGAHEVKRLWILPVFMLIPGNALHLPFDWWPVFSIGEEKFSLLLVPFAVGFQQQIQGMLPKEAVRTLGKRVIGLGIFITLLSIAGYWFPLVSIVTVGIALIGRETLSLIQRMRDENSPFYFSKKNHGLMILGVLPGSPADRMALQVGELITKVNGVPIHDEGALYGTFKKTGRTASLRSSTRTAKSVSCREPYTKAIITNLVYYLSRMSGS, encoded by the coding sequence GTGGAATTAGTAAAGGGTATTGGCAAGTTTTTTCTTCATCCAGTTTTTTATTATCTCGTTATTCTGGCCGGCATACTGGGTGTCATGAGGGTGAAGCGCGAGCGGAAGAATTTTCACGTCAGGGCATATGATGCATACTTTGAACTGCGGCAGCTTTTCCCGCTTGGTTTCATCATTGGTCTTGGAGTTTCGATCCTTGTCCTGGCGGCGGGGATTGCTGTACCGATTTCCTTGATATTGCTGGTCGCTGCGTTCACCTTCCTGTGGAATCTGACGGCCAATATTCGGTTAATGGCTCCCGTCTATACGATTGGTGCCGCGTTTTATGCGTTAATCATCATTTCTCAACAAAAAATCAAGATGCCGATTTTTGCAAGTTCTTTTGAATCAATTGATAAGCAGGCTTATCCGCCAATTGCTATCTTTTTAGCTCTTTTACTGATTGCGGAAGGAATTCTTATTTTTAAAAATGGCAGTTTTGGCACATCTCCGAAACTAATCAAGAGCAAGCGCGGACAGCGGGTCGGCGCGCATGAAGTAAAGCGGTTATGGATTCTTCCTGTGTTTATGCTCATCCCTGGGAATGCCCTTCATCTGCCGTTTGACTGGTGGCCAGTATTCTCCATCGGCGAAGAGAAATTTTCACTTCTTCTGGTGCCTTTCGCTGTCGGCTTCCAGCAGCAGATTCAAGGCATGCTCCCGAAGGAAGCGGTACGGACGCTAGGGAAAAGGGTTATTGGATTGGGGATATTCATTACGCTCCTTTCCATCGCTGGATACTGGTTCCCGCTCGTGTCTATTGTAACGGTGGGGATTGCTTTAATCGGTCGTGAAACGCTGTCTTTAATCCAACGAATGAGGGATGAAAATAGTCCATTTTATTTTTCGAAAAAAAATCATGGGCTGATGATTCTCGGAGTCCTTCCCGGCTCACCTGCTGACCGTATGGCGCTTCAGGTAGGGGAATTGATCACGAAAGTAAATGGTGTTCCTATTCATGATGAGGGTGCACTTTATGGCACCTTCAAAAAAACAGGGCGCACTGCAAGCTTGAGGTCATCGACACGAACGGCCAAATCCGTTTCGTGCAGAGAGCCTTATACGAAGGCGATCATCACGAACTTGGTATACTATTTGTCCAGGATGAGCGGAAGTTGA
- a CDS encoding methyl-accepting chemotaxis protein produces MLQRKNKIMFYFSMFVVTLAIITHVLHRVFHIFQDQILLLQGHGEVGEIWLVNTLFLLPIGFLIAVIWFLRKNSEHRYIPWLIMLTITFASISIIAGGNGLVEYHFSIFMVLASLAYYQRLNLIICSTSIFAAQHLLGYFTAPEIICGTGNYSFGLLLIHALYLVFTSTVICIQIYSYNLNTAQLQQENIKKENVINKIMSEMKKTSTKLLQEVQTIASGASETSDASRQIAASIQTMVAGTENQAHSIEDSQQFLEQATNDLQQINSITLNVAQSSERTKEEVLKGEESVEKIRTQLDVIKANVLQMDEVVKTLERRSNEINNITKYISDIASQTNLLSLNAAIESARAGEAGRGFAVVAEEVRKLAVQSEEYTKRINTIISETVSETLAIRNVIEAGKIEVDKGEIYSEETSKVLGTISAASKDVVSQIGNMAAKIENIDATSHLLSKSMKEVYFIAETNRQDSENIAAASEQQLATMESLNDLSKTLETISFSLENLVTSLVER; encoded by the coding sequence ATGCTTCAGAGGAAAAACAAAATTATGTTTTATTTTAGTATGTTCGTCGTAACTCTGGCTATCATTACTCATGTTTTACACAGAGTCTTTCATATTTTTCAAGACCAAATTCTCCTATTACAAGGACACGGAGAGGTTGGTGAAATCTGGCTTGTTAATACTTTATTCCTCCTCCCGATAGGTTTTTTAATAGCGGTCATTTGGTTCTTGCGAAAAAATAGTGAACATCGATATATTCCCTGGCTTATTATGCTTACGATCACTTTTGCCTCAATTTCAATCATTGCTGGAGGGAATGGATTAGTAGAATACCATTTTTCAATTTTTATGGTGCTTGCCAGTCTTGCTTATTATCAAAGGCTGAATTTAATAATTTGCAGTACAAGCATATTTGCAGCACAGCATCTTTTAGGCTACTTTACCGCGCCTGAAATCATATGTGGCACAGGCAATTATTCTTTTGGCTTGTTGCTGATCCATGCACTTTACTTAGTTTTTACTTCGACTGTTATCTGCATTCAAATATACTCATACAACTTAAATACAGCTCAGCTGCAGCAGGAAAATATAAAAAAAGAAAATGTCATTAACAAAATAATGAGTGAAATGAAAAAAACATCTACAAAACTATTGCAAGAAGTGCAAACGATTGCCAGTGGGGCAAGTGAAACTTCTGACGCAAGCAGACAAATTGCCGCCTCAATTCAAACCATGGTAGCTGGAACGGAAAATCAAGCTCATTCTATCGAGGATAGTCAACAATTTTTAGAACAGGCTACAAATGATCTTCAGCAAATTAATTCTATTACGCTAAATGTAGCTCAATCTTCTGAAAGAACAAAAGAAGAAGTGTTAAAAGGGGAAGAAAGCGTAGAAAAGATTAGAACCCAATTGGATGTAATTAAAGCAAACGTTCTTCAAATGGATGAGGTAGTTAAAACCCTGGAACGACGTTCGAATGAAATTAATAATATTACAAAATATATTTCTGATATTGCGTCTCAAACAAACTTACTTTCTCTAAATGCTGCCATTGAATCTGCACGTGCTGGTGAGGCTGGAAGGGGATTCGCAGTTGTAGCCGAAGAAGTAAGAAAACTGGCAGTCCAATCAGAAGAATACACGAAGCGAATCAATACTATAATTAGCGAGACAGTAAGTGAAACATTGGCCATTCGAAACGTAATCGAAGCAGGCAAGATAGAAGTAGATAAAGGGGAAATTTATTCAGAAGAAACGAGCAAGGTACTTGGAACTATCTCAGCTGCTTCCAAAGATGTCGTCAGTCAAATTGGAAATATGGCTGCGAAAATCGAAAACATTGATGCTACTTCTCATTTATTGAGTAAGTCTATGAAAGAAGTGTACTTCATTGCGGAAACAAATCGTCAGGATTCAGAAAACATTGCGGCAGCTTCTGAACAACAACTAGCCACAATGGAATCATTAAATGATTTATCAAAAACATTAGAAACTATTTCGTTCTCGCTAGAAAATTTAGTAACAAGCTTAGTAGAACGATGA
- a CDS encoding YceI family protein has protein sequence MANSKWAVDATHSSIDFSVRHMMIANVKGTFHQFEAAVEADPQDLTTADIRFTVDLSSVDTRNADRDNHLKTADFFDVEQFPQLVFQSTSIAKKDEGEYAVTGDLTLHGVTKSETFTVTFKGQGKDPWGNEKAGFSAEGIINRSDYGLTWNSALETGGVLVGDKVKISLQIEAAKAE, from the coding sequence ATGGCAAATTCAAAATGGGCAGTAGACGCAACTCACAGCAGCATTGATTTCTCAGTGCGCCACATGATGATCGCTAACGTAAAAGGTACTTTCCATCAATTTGAAGCAGCAGTGGAAGCGGATCCGCAAGACCTGACAACTGCAGACATCCGTTTCACAGTTGACCTATCGAGTGTTGATACACGTAATGCTGACCGCGACAACCACCTAAAAACAGCAGATTTCTTTGACGTGGAGCAATTCCCGCAATTGGTATTCCAGTCCACTTCCATCGCGAAAAAGGATGAAGGTGAATATGCCGTAACAGGCGATTTAACTCTTCACGGCGTAACAAAATCTGAAACCTTTACCGTTACTTTCAAAGGCCAGGGCAAAGATCCATGGGGCAATGAAAAAGCAGGTTTCAGCGCTGAAGGCATAATCAATCGCAGCGACTACGGCTTAACCTGGAATTCCGCATTGGAAACAGGCGGCGTCCTTGTTGGCGATAAAGTCAAAATCTCCCTTCAAATTGAGGCAGCAAAAGCTGAATAA